Proteins encoded by one window of Paenibacillus urinalis:
- a CDS encoding nucleotide pyrophosphohydrolase, protein MEKSLAEIQREVDRYISQFKEGYFSPMTMLARMTEEVGELAREVNHEFGEKPKKSTEADNSIELELGDILFITLCFANSLGIDLTEAHNKVMHKFNTRDANRWTKKDTE, encoded by the coding sequence ATGGAGAAAAGTCTTGCTGAAATCCAACGGGAAGTGGACCGTTACATTTCACAGTTCAAGGAAGGGTACTTCAGCCCGATGACAATGCTTGCGAGAATGACAGAGGAAGTAGGGGAGCTTGCCCGTGAGGTTAATCACGAATTCGGGGAGAAACCCAAGAAATCTACGGAGGCTGACAACTCCATTGAGCTTGAACTTGGGGACATTTTATTTATTACCCTTTGTTTTGCGAACTCACTCGGCATTGATCTGACGGAGGCTCATAACAAAGTAATGCATAAATTTAATACAAGAGATGCGAATCGCTGGACCAAAAAGGACACCGAATAA
- a CDS encoding menaquinol-cytochrome c reductase cytochrome b/c subunit: MAHGKKSDEKVVFVGDSRVRKGEGFITPPDYTSYPGKSEAFIPNFLLKEWMVGVVVLVGFLVLTISEPAPLGYPADPSANVIPMPDWYFLFLYQYLKYPYASGDYVVLGTLGVSGVAFGALLLAPFLDTGKERRFYRRPIASSLMLLSIVSVIYLTNVAWTHYKHELEATGQEPEHIQREKEAEERHAAGESTSFAPSQEEDEIAIVEPDAAGAEIYKKATCVSCHAVDLKGQGAPALLGIGDKHSQEEILTIIKEGVGGMPAQYDGNIAQGLTDEDINTLAEWLALQKAEQ, translated from the coding sequence ATGGCACACGGGAAGAAATCGGATGAGAAGGTTGTATTTGTTGGTGATTCTCGGGTTCGCAAGGGAGAGGGCTTTATTACTCCACCCGACTATACGTCATATCCGGGTAAGTCCGAAGCGTTCATTCCTAACTTCCTATTGAAAGAATGGATGGTAGGTGTCGTCGTTCTGGTTGGTTTTTTAGTACTGACCATTTCGGAGCCTGCTCCACTCGGATATCCGGCTGATCCAAGTGCTAACGTCATTCCGATGCCGGACTGGTACTTCTTATTCTTATACCAATATTTGAAATATCCATACGCTTCTGGCGATTACGTCGTTCTCGGTACCCTGGGTGTTTCTGGAGTTGCGTTCGGTGCACTGCTCCTGGCCCCTTTTCTTGATACGGGTAAGGAACGCCGCTTCTATAGAAGACCGATTGCCTCCTCGCTTATGCTGTTGTCGATTGTTTCGGTGATCTACTTGACGAATGTTGCCTGGACTCACTACAAGCATGAGCTTGAAGCTACGGGACAGGAGCCGGAGCATATTCAGCGGGAGAAGGAAGCGGAGGAGAGGCATGCGGCAGGCGAATCCACATCATTTGCTCCGTCTCAGGAGGAGGATGAGATCGCGATTGTCGAGCCTGATGCTGCGGGAGCTGAGATCTATAAGAAAGCGACCTGTGTAAGCTGTCATGCCGTGGACTTGAAAGGACAGGGTGCTCCGGCGCTGCTCGGAATCGGTGACAAGCACAGCCAGGAAGAAATTCTCACGATCATCAAAGAAGGTGTAGGTGGAATGCCGGCACAATATGATGGTAATATTGCGCAAGGACTCACAGACGAAGATATTAACACCTTAGCAGAGTGGCTTGCACTTCAGAAAGCAGAACAGTAA
- a CDS encoding ubiquinol-cytochrome c reductase iron-sulfur subunit: MSNHKDKEHQLPKPPGRKEMSRRQFLTYTLGGATAYMAAGAALPMIRFAVDPILQKDDEGDFVKVIEVSKVTEEPQEVTFELKQQDGWYLSNSSLVAWIRRGEDGVIYALSPICKHLGCTVRYNNNPTYPDEYFCPCHGAHYTKEGKQLEVASAPLDEYTVKEEEGWVYLGSIVPNTRVQ, translated from the coding sequence ATGAGCAATCACAAAGACAAAGAGCACCAACTGCCTAAACCACCCGGTCGTAAAGAGATGTCACGCAGACAGTTTCTAACTTACACTTTGGGCGGTGCGACGGCTTACATGGCTGCGGGTGCAGCTCTGCCGATGATCCGTTTTGCTGTAGACCCGATACTGCAGAAGGACGATGAAGGCGATTTTGTGAAAGTCATTGAAGTGAGTAAGGTCACGGAAGAGCCTCAGGAAGTGACTTTTGAGCTTAAACAGCAAGATGGCTGGTATCTTAGCAATTCGTCCTTGGTTGCCTGGATCAGGAGAGGTGAGGATGGAGTCATATACGCCTTATCACCGATCTGCAAGCATCTGGGTTGTACCGTGCGTTACAATAACAACCCGACATATCCAGACGAATATTTCTGTCCGTGTCATGGTGCGCATTATACGAAGGAAGGCAAGCAGCTGGAGGTTGCTTCAGCGCCGCTTGATGAATACACCGTCAAGGAAGAGGAAGGCTGGGTGTATCTCGGAAGCATTGTTCCAAATACTAGAGTCCAATAG
- the bshA gene encoding N-acetyl-alpha-D-glucosaminyl L-malate synthase BshA: MNQAGRHLKIGITCYPSLGGSGVVATELGKRLAEKGHQVHFIANSIPFRLGKFHRNIFYHEVEVNDYYVFRYPPYDLSLATKMAQVAKAQQLDLLHVHYAVPHAVCAYLAKQMLPDDLKVVTTLHGTDITVLAQDESLKDLIELAINKSDAVTAVSQDLIRETHELLDVKQKIDLTYNFIDNKIYYPRNSTSLRAEYASKDEKVLMHISNFRPVKRTLDVVDIFARVNRELPTKLILVGEGPDLPKIQCKIQELGLTDRVHLLGKQDDVAQVISMADLLLLPSEKESFGLVALEAMACGVPTIGSTAGGIPELVTHGSTGLLAGIGDTQQMAEYVLMLLRNEEMMKSYKQACLDRASDHFDIDKITAQYEQIYSRVLTQQNVGVGLEH, encoded by the coding sequence TTGAATCAAGCGGGCAGACATCTAAAAATCGGGATCACCTGTTATCCGTCTCTGGGCGGTTCGGGAGTCGTAGCAACAGAACTTGGTAAGCGACTCGCCGAAAAAGGGCATCAAGTTCATTTTATTGCGAACAGCATCCCTTTCAGACTGGGCAAATTCCATCGCAATATCTTTTACCACGAGGTGGAAGTAAATGATTATTACGTGTTTCGTTATCCACCTTATGATTTATCACTAGCTACCAAGATGGCGCAGGTTGCCAAAGCCCAGCAGCTGGATTTGCTTCACGTTCATTATGCAGTTCCTCATGCCGTGTGTGCTTACCTGGCTAAGCAAATGCTGCCTGATGATCTGAAGGTCGTAACCACACTGCATGGTACGGATATTACCGTGCTGGCTCAGGATGAGTCGCTGAAGGACTTGATTGAGCTAGCCATTAATAAGAGTGACGCGGTGACCGCGGTATCGCAGGATCTCATCCGTGAAACGCATGAGCTGCTTGATGTTAAACAGAAGATTGATTTGACCTACAATTTTATTGATAACAAAATATATTATCCGCGTAACAGCACATCACTTCGGGCGGAGTATGCTTCCAAGGATGAGAAGGTGCTGATGCATATCTCGAACTTCCGTCCCGTTAAACGAACGCTGGATGTCGTCGATATCTTTGCCCGGGTGAACAGAGAACTTCCGACAAAGCTTATTTTGGTCGGGGAAGGACCTGATCTGCCCAAGATTCAGTGTAAAATTCAGGAGCTGGGACTAACAGATCGAGTACACTTGTTAGGTAAGCAAGATGATGTTGCTCAGGTCATCTCCATGGCTGATCTGCTGCTCCTCCCCTCGGAAAAAGAGAGCTTTGGCCTTGTAGCCCTTGAAGCTATGGCTTGCGGGGTTCCTACCATCGGCTCAACGGCTGGGGGAATACCTGAGCTGGTCACGCATGGAAGCACAGGACTTCTTGCAGGTATTGGAGATACGCAGCAAATGGCAGAATATGTATTAATGCTGCTGCGTAATGAAGAAATGATGAAGAGCTACAAGCAGGCATGCCTGGACAGAGCGAGCGATCATTTTGATATTGATAAAATTACAGCTCAGTATGAGCAAATATACAGCCGCGTACTTACACAGCAAAATGTGGGGGTTGGACTGGAGCATTGA
- the dapB gene encoding 4-hydroxy-tetrahydrodipicolinate reductase, with product MAEKLKVIVVGAGGRMGREVVKLVLQDEELELAAAVNRSRAGEDAGRLVGLEPCSVLVTDQLEDALRDSNADVMVDFTTPQYAYEHTSLAISYGVRPVMGTTGFTPEQIQDLDKQCQDKGIGGLIAPNFSIGAILMMKFAAQAAKYMPNLEIIEYHGDQKLDAPSGTAIKTAEMIAENREELRQGNPNEEETIEGARGGYYNGFRIHSVRLPGVFAQQEVIFGDFGQTLKIRHDSYERAGYMPGVKIGVQKVMEYTGMIYGFDHFID from the coding sequence GTGGCAGAGAAATTGAAGGTTATTGTTGTAGGCGCGGGAGGGCGTATGGGACGTGAAGTCGTCAAGCTAGTTCTGCAGGATGAAGAACTTGAACTGGCTGCAGCTGTCAATCGTTCCAGAGCAGGCGAGGATGCAGGAAGACTGGTTGGTCTGGAACCTTGCAGTGTACTGGTTACAGATCAGTTAGAGGATGCGCTCAGAGACTCGAATGCGGACGTTATGGTTGATTTTACTACACCCCAGTATGCTTATGAGCATACCTCCCTCGCCATTTCATACGGTGTAAGACCAGTAATGGGGACAACGGGATTTACTCCAGAGCAAATTCAAGATTTGGACAAGCAATGCCAAGATAAAGGAATTGGCGGGCTGATTGCACCCAATTTCTCAATCGGGGCTATTCTGATGATGAAGTTTGCAGCGCAGGCTGCCAAATATATGCCTAATCTCGAAATCATTGAGTACCATGGCGATCAGAAGCTGGATGCACCATCAGGAACGGCGATCAAAACTGCCGAAATGATTGCAGAGAACCGAGAGGAGCTCCGCCAAGGTAACCCGAATGAAGAGGAAACGATTGAAGGAGCAAGAGGCGGGTACTACAACGGATTCCGGATTCATAGTGTCAGGCTGCCAGGCGTATTTGCACAGCAGGAAGTCATTTTTGGTGATTTCGGACAAACCCTGAAGATTAGACATGATTCTTATGAACGGGCAGGATATATGCCAGGTGTTAAGATAGGGGTCCAGAAGGTCATGGAATATACCGGCATGATTTACGGTTTTGACCATTTTATTGACTAA
- a CDS encoding tetratricopeptide repeat protein — protein sequence MKSYPYIQEAYKAILHGDYELAVYWFETAIEKEPNNAEIHYRCSITYARNGKLEQALLHAQKAAELAPDHGEYIMHLGSLEAKKLTAGARQLIEASASDLSKAREDILAQLKKSIELDPLYTDAYVWLAIAYAEMDEYILAIAVLKEAISLEPQNEQLTQLLQDFHNRMKSNKNKSSS from the coding sequence ATGAAATCTTATCCTTATATCCAAGAAGCATATAAAGCTATTCTGCATGGTGATTACGAGCTTGCGGTGTACTGGTTCGAAACGGCAATAGAGAAGGAACCAAACAATGCCGAAATTCATTATCGCTGCTCGATTACCTATGCACGTAATGGGAAGCTGGAGCAGGCTTTGCTTCATGCTCAAAAAGCAGCAGAACTTGCGCCAGACCATGGTGAGTATATTATGCACCTAGGAAGCCTTGAGGCGAAGAAGCTGACTGCAGGTGCAAGACAGCTCATTGAAGCATCGGCGTCTGATTTGTCTAAGGCCAGAGAGGATATACTCGCACAGCTGAAGAAGTCGATTGAGCTTGATCCGCTCTATACGGATGCTTACGTATGGCTAGCCATTGCCTATGCCGAAATGGATGAGTACATTCTAGCGATCGCGGTGCTCAAAGAAGCGATATCGCTGGAGCCGCAGAATGAACAATTAACACAGCTGTTGCAGGATTTTCACAATCGAATGAAGTCTAATAAGAATAAATCATCAAGCTAG
- a CDS encoding histidine phosphatase family protein — protein MRIGLIRHGLTDWNVLGRIQGQSDIPLNEEGRQQARLLGNRLLEEPYKWDYIITSGLSRAQETGEIISGILSTPMLPPDERLKERSFGQAEGLTALEREAKWGTDWNLQDLGQEKEPAMQARILSFMHDLAEQYPDHHILVISHGALLAQLYRALYEDQYSERIGNLSLTILEKSESDWNPLLYNCTKHLLAADSVNKK, from the coding sequence ATGAGAATAGGTCTTATTCGTCATGGATTGACTGACTGGAATGTACTAGGTCGTATACAAGGTCAAAGTGATATTCCGCTGAACGAGGAAGGCAGGCAGCAAGCAAGACTGCTGGGTAACAGACTTCTTGAGGAACCTTACAAGTGGGATTATATCATTACCAGCGGATTGTCACGTGCGCAGGAGACAGGTGAGATCATTTCTGGTATTTTGAGTACACCTATGCTTCCGCCAGATGAGCGCCTCAAAGAAAGATCCTTTGGCCAGGCTGAAGGACTTACTGCTCTGGAACGTGAAGCGAAATGGGGGACCGACTGGAACCTGCAGGATCTGGGTCAAGAGAAAGAACCCGCAATGCAGGCAAGAATCCTATCCTTCATGCATGACTTAGCAGAGCAATACCCTGATCATCATATTCTTGTGATATCCCACGGTGCACTGCTTGCTCAGTTGTACAGAGCTCTGTATGAAGATCAATATTCTGAGCGGATCGGCAATTTATCACTAACGATTCTGGAGAAGTCGGAGTCGGATTGGAACCCGCTATTGTATAATTGCACGAAGCATTTACTAGCAGCAGATTCTGTTAACAAGAAATAG
- a CDS encoding DUF2487 family protein, with product MKFSEISQDEWMEWKPYLDTCIIPYTGLTGQESPLEAVSALEDLRDLLDIVEIPFKGRVVTYPAFHYTAKEHQESLNDVCRQLKSSGFKFVIIMSIGQEINPSVVTASDLIFTFPKCEISVSKSKEESAEKINQLSQKIHRDVYRLWGLQ from the coding sequence TTGAAATTCAGCGAGATCAGTCAAGACGAATGGATGGAATGGAAGCCATACTTGGATACATGTATTATCCCATATACAGGCCTGACAGGACAGGAATCGCCTCTTGAAGCTGTAAGCGCTTTAGAAGATTTGAGAGATTTGCTTGATATCGTAGAAATTCCATTCAAAGGACGGGTAGTCACCTATCCGGCATTCCATTATACAGCGAAGGAGCATCAGGAGTCCTTGAATGATGTATGCAGACAATTGAAATCAAGCGGGTTTAAGTTTGTCATCATCATGAGCATAGGTCAAGAGATTAATCCCTCCGTGGTTACTGCTTCAGATTTGATATTTACTTTCCCTAAATGTGAAATTTCAGTGAGCAAGAGCAAGGAGGAGTCAGCTGAAAAAATCAATCAATTGTCACAAAAAATACATCGTGACGTGTATCGACTATGGGGATTACAATAG
- a CDS encoding IDEAL domain-containing protein, protein MDKMKVTYEVMLGLAAEMVWDEALKKHRSEKLLDEIDKALASGDEVAFRNLTDELRLIN, encoded by the coding sequence ATGGATAAAATGAAAGTTACTTACGAGGTCATGTTAGGACTGGCTGCTGAGATGGTGTGGGACGAGGCGTTAAAGAAACATCGAAGTGAAAAGCTCTTGGATGAAATTGATAAAGCACTGGCATCGGGGGATGAAGTGGCTTTTCGTAACCTGACGGATGAACTGAGATTAATTAACTAA
- a CDS encoding YitT family protein, producing MKNKWMDQLKIILPIMLGTAVFAFGLLYFIIPNQLMEGGVTGITVLLNYAFGISPSLSTLVINIPLFILGWKVLGGRQILYTGIGIVLLTFFLGLFERLIEADYIVPFKTEHDYLLAALYAGVTIGTGLGIVFRAGGTTGGSDIIARILSRRSGISIGKVMLGIDIIIIGSSLFFIPLDKILYTLVSVFISSKVIDFIQEGAYSLKSFTIISDQADQIAQKITIEMDRGVTLVPAVGAYSKQAKHVAYCVVARQEIRQLQEIIKLADAKAFVIISEVQDVYGEGFKEE from the coding sequence ATGAAAAATAAATGGATGGACCAATTAAAAATCATCCTTCCCATTATGCTCGGCACTGCCGTTTTTGCATTTGGACTGCTGTACTTTATTATTCCGAATCAGCTGATGGAAGGTGGAGTAACGGGAATAACCGTCCTGCTCAATTATGCGTTTGGTATATCTCCCTCTTTATCAACCCTGGTCATCAATATCCCGCTATTCATCCTGGGATGGAAGGTACTCGGCGGAAGACAAATTCTCTACACAGGCATCGGGATTGTTCTGCTCACTTTCTTCCTTGGCCTGTTCGAGAGACTTATTGAAGCAGACTATATTGTTCCGTTTAAGACAGAACATGATTATCTGCTCGCCGCTCTATACGCAGGGGTAACGATTGGGACAGGACTTGGAATTGTCTTTCGCGCCGGAGGCACTACCGGTGGATCAGATATCATTGCAAGAATTTTATCCCGCAGATCAGGAATCAGTATCGGTAAAGTGATGCTCGGCATCGATATTATCATTATTGGTTCTTCGCTTTTTTTCATTCCTTTGGATAAGATCTTATATACGCTGGTGTCCGTCTTTATCAGCTCTAAGGTAATTGATTTTATTCAGGAAGGCGCCTATTCCCTTAAATCCTTTACTATTATAAGTGATCAGGCGGATCAGATTGCACAGAAAATTACGATTGAAATGGATAGAGGAGTGACATTGGTGCCCGCGGTCGGAGCTTATTCTAAACAAGCAAAGCATGTGGCTTATTGTGTGGTTGCCAGACAAGAGATCAGACAGCTGCAGGAAATTATTAAATTAGCAGATGCCAAAGCCTTTGTTATTATTTCGGAGGTGCAAGATGTATATGGCGAGGGATTTAAAGAGGAATAG
- a CDS encoding methylglyoxal synthase — translation MLNIAFIAHDRKKDEMVNFVTAYEKAFEGNNLFSTGTTGQRIMEGTNLKIHRFMSGPLGGDQQIGALVAKNEMDLIIFLRDPLMAQPHEPDINALLRLCDVQGIPLATNVATAEILVKALERGDFGWRELVHKYKPGSDMEV, via the coding sequence ATGCTTAATATCGCTTTTATTGCTCATGATCGTAAGAAGGATGAAATGGTTAACTTTGTAACGGCTTATGAAAAAGCTTTTGAAGGCAATAACTTGTTTTCTACAGGAACAACCGGTCAACGTATCATGGAAGGAACGAATTTAAAGATTCATCGCTTTATGTCCGGACCTCTGGGCGGCGATCAGCAGATTGGTGCGCTTGTGGCCAAAAACGAGATGGATCTAATTATCTTCCTACGTGATCCGCTTATGGCACAGCCGCATGAACCGGATATTAATGCGCTGTTAAGACTATGTGATGTGCAGGGAATACCGCTGGCTACCAATGTAGCGACGGCTGAAATCCTTGTTAAGGCTTTGGAGCGTGGTGATTTTGGCTGGCGCGAGCTTGTACATAAATATAAGCCAGGATCAGATATGGAAGTATAG
- the qcrB gene encoding menaquinol-cytochrome c reductase cytochrome b subunit, whose translation MFKNIYNWVDERLDITPIWRDVADHEVPEHVNPAHHFSAFVYCFGGLTFFITVIQILSGMFLTMYYVPDIINAYASVEFLQTQVAFGQIVRGMHHWGASLVIVMMFLHTMRVFFTGSYKAPREMNWVVGMLIFFVMLGLGLTGYLLPWDNKAYFATKVTLEIANTVPVLGPVIKELLQGGSIVGAETLTRFFALHVFFLPAVLLILLVGHFIMIRRQGISGPL comes from the coding sequence ATGTTTAAGAATATTTACAACTGGGTCGACGAACGTCTGGACATTACCCCGATTTGGCGTGACGTTGCTGACCATGAAGTTCCTGAACACGTGAATCCCGCTCATCACTTCTCGGCTTTTGTTTATTGTTTCGGCGGACTTACGTTTTTCATTACGGTAATACAGATTCTGTCCGGGATGTTCCTCACGATGTATTACGTACCGGATATCATTAACGCTTATGCGAGCGTAGAGTTCTTACAGACCCAGGTTGCATTCGGTCAAATTGTACGGGGCATGCACCACTGGGGAGCTAGTTTGGTAATAGTTATGATGTTTCTACATACGATGCGGGTGTTCTTTACAGGTTCATACAAAGCACCTCGCGAGATGAACTGGGTAGTCGGGATGCTGATCTTCTTTGTTATGCTTGGCTTGGGATTAACGGGATACCTGCTGCCTTGGGATAACAAAGCGTACTTCGCAACGAAGGTTACACTAGAGATTGCGAATACGGTACCTGTGCTTGGCCCGGTTATCAAAGAACTTCTACAGGGCGGGTCCATTGTCGGAGCGGAGACCTTGACCAGATTCTTTGCTCTGCATGTATTCTTCCTTCCGGCTGTTCTGCTCATTCTGCTTGTTGGACATTTTATTATGATTCGCAGACAAGGAATTTCCGGACCACTATAA
- a CDS encoding DUF1405 domain-containing protein, which produces MILHIAICQRGIQVFSISFLWSRAFLMHRGFLWLLFLCNLLGTVYGYIWYGAQLQSTLDHYPAWLIVFVPDSPTASLFFTISLLFLLYPASSSWLKKTGHVIQALAFVTSFKYGIWAVVMIVAGWSLGVDMIWSDFMLIASHLAMAVEVLLYARFFGFRLGSLVFAGTWTLLNDTLDYTKGIYPGLPNAVDVYINRVRNFTVVLSLASILTGFIALRQTKRL; this is translated from the coding sequence ATGATACTTCATATTGCAATTTGTCAGAGGGGGATACAGGTGTTTTCGATTTCTTTCTTATGGAGCCGGGCCTTTCTCATGCATCGAGGCTTTCTTTGGTTGTTATTTTTGTGTAACCTACTGGGAACGGTATATGGTTATATATGGTACGGAGCGCAGCTGCAGTCCACGCTGGACCATTATCCTGCATGGCTGATTGTATTCGTTCCTGACAGCCCGACAGCAAGTCTGTTTTTTACCATATCACTTCTATTCTTATTGTATCCTGCTTCATCGTCTTGGCTGAAGAAAACAGGACATGTCATTCAAGCTTTGGCTTTTGTCACTTCATTTAAATATGGTATATGGGCAGTTGTCATGATCGTAGCAGGCTGGTCTCTTGGAGTGGATATGATCTGGTCGGATTTTATGTTGATTGCTTCTCACCTGGCCATGGCTGTTGAAGTGCTGCTGTATGCTCGATTCTTCGGTTTTAGACTGGGCAGTCTTGTGTTTGCTGGTACATGGACATTACTTAATGATACGCTGGATTATACGAAAGGCATCTATCCAGGTCTTCCGAATGCTGTTGACGTCTACATAAACCGAGTTCGTAATTTCACAGTAGTTCTCTCACTGGCTTCCATTCTTACCGGCTTCATCGCGCTCAGACAAACCAAACGATTATAG
- a CDS encoding sporulation protein YpjB — MFSLIKRSSCVITAMLCCTLLSGAIVSSVSAASAQETQADSELMKRLNDTATSLYRKSLENNLVGVREDVQLITTQVGRLSYDGVTSVEGMHALTETIVEVKEASASTDAAADSLQHASAKLRLAVDTLAHPEKPLWLQYYKILKEDIAAVQEGALNQRADLLMVTYGEFEQHYETIRPAAIIKKQPYEIERFDSWMSYLKGLTMRSEPNYEAVAEALQQGDEFVNALFGKEKDETAFTPFASGPEPWAAELFIGSTIMAVLAYVGYRKFQGTETAPFTRR; from the coding sequence ATGTTTTCGCTTATAAAACGATCTTCCTGTGTGATTACAGCTATGCTCTGCTGCACGCTGCTCAGTGGTGCGATTGTTTCCAGTGTGTCTGCTGCAAGTGCTCAGGAGACACAAGCTGATTCAGAGCTCATGAAGCGGCTGAACGATACAGCGACTTCATTGTACCGGAAATCCCTCGAGAACAATCTAGTCGGTGTTCGGGAGGATGTTCAGTTGATAACTACCCAGGTTGGGCGATTGTCCTATGATGGGGTAACGAGTGTGGAAGGGATGCATGCATTGACTGAAACGATCGTTGAAGTCAAAGAGGCATCCGCGAGTACGGATGCAGCTGCCGATTCGCTGCAGCATGCTTCTGCTAAATTAAGACTGGCTGTGGATACCCTCGCACATCCTGAGAAACCGCTGTGGCTGCAATATTATAAAATATTGAAAGAGGATATTGCAGCGGTTCAAGAAGGGGCACTAAACCAACGAGCTGATCTACTCATGGTTACATATGGAGAGTTTGAGCAGCATTACGAAACCATTCGTCCAGCGGCAATTATCAAGAAGCAGCCATATGAAATTGAACGTTTTGACTCGTGGATGTCCTATTTAAAGGGGCTGACCATGCGTTCAGAGCCGAACTATGAAGCGGTTGCTGAAGCCTTGCAGCAGGGAGATGAATTTGTAAATGCTCTGTTCGGCAAGGAAAAGGATGAAACGGCCTTTACTCCGTTTGCGAGTGGTCCTGAGCCTTGGGCTGCCGAGCTGTTCATAGGCTCCACCATTATGGCGGTATTGGCTTATGTCGGATATCGTAAATTTCAAGGCACAGAAACAGCTCCATTCACAAGAAGATAG
- a CDS encoding CCA tRNA nucleotidyltransferase produces MNNWKHVDPAMAIQGEEVLRRLNDHGHQAYFVGGCVRDEIMNRPVTDMDITTSAKPEEVMALFEGSIPTGLQHGTVTVRMNGFHFEVTTFRTESGYEDYRRPSEVQFVDQVEEDLKRRDFTMNAIAQDYAGQIIDPFNGVTDIERRIVRAVGLAEERFREDALRMLRGVRFASIFDFDIDSLTWDGLLAERDKLPHIAMERVRTEMDKMLAGPYPARGVRLLMDSELLHYVKAPVKLSGLDRTALSLLDKLPQATEFRLGLLLLLLGANSNDADQKLRAWTYSGKVKDRMTELLDLHEAVLNLISKIVKEAQMELRSRYLEEEWKRSVLQHGVTASEDWHALNSLLPQSFYDMSNEEYLLLDELMEHAAEWRMEMGIYSLKELELSGSDLLRVTGRKGGPWLGETMNWLLRQVVTGQLVNKHDILLEATKKVISDEK; encoded by the coding sequence ATGAACAATTGGAAGCATGTCGATCCTGCCATGGCAATTCAAGGCGAAGAAGTGCTTAGAAGGCTTAATGATCATGGCCATCAAGCCTATTTCGTAGGTGGCTGTGTTCGAGATGAGATCATGAATAGGCCCGTAACGGATATGGACATAACGACCTCGGCCAAGCCAGAAGAAGTGATGGCGCTGTTTGAGGGCTCCATTCCGACAGGGCTGCAGCATGGAACCGTGACCGTTCGGATGAACGGTTTTCATTTTGAGGTGACGACTTTTCGTACGGAAAGCGGTTATGAAGATTACCGAAGACCATCGGAGGTTCAATTTGTTGATCAGGTGGAAGAGGATCTCAAGCGCAGAGACTTCACCATGAATGCCATTGCACAAGATTATGCTGGGCAGATCATTGATCCCTTTAATGGTGTAACAGACATTGAACGGCGGATTGTTCGCGCTGTCGGGCTTGCAGAGGAACGATTTAGAGAAGACGCTCTTCGGATGCTAAGGGGCGTTCGTTTTGCTTCCATTTTTGATTTTGACATTGACTCCTTAACCTGGGATGGACTCTTGGCGGAACGAGACAAGCTCCCTCACATCGCAATGGAAAGAGTACGGACCGAAATGGACAAAATGTTGGCAGGACCATATCCTGCAAGAGGTGTCCGTCTGCTTATGGATAGTGAACTGCTCCATTATGTAAAGGCGCCAGTCAAATTATCCGGGCTGGATCGTACGGCTCTCAGTCTGTTAGATAAGCTGCCACAGGCAACAGAATTCAGATTGGGACTTCTGTTGCTGCTGCTGGGTGCAAATTCCAATGATGCGGATCAGAAGCTCAGAGCCTGGACTTACTCGGGTAAAGTGAAGGATAGAATGACGGAACTTCTTGATCTTCATGAAGCTGTTCTGAACCTTATTTCAAAGATAGTGAAGGAAGCTCAGATGGAACTTCGTAGTCGATATTTAGAAGAAGAATGGAAACGATCCGTTCTTCAGCACGGTGTTACGGCAAGTGAAGACTGGCATGCCCTTAATTCTCTGCTGCCTCAGTCATTCTATGACATGTCCAATGAGGAATATCTGCTGCTGGACGAACTGATGGAGCATGCAGCAGAATGGCGAATGGAGATGGGGATATACAGCTTGAAGGAGCTTGAGCTGTCAGGCTCTGATCTGCTTCGTGTCACTGGCCGCAAGGGTGGTCCTTGGCTGGGTGAAACGATGAATTGGCTGCTGCGGCAGGTGGTGACTGGACAACTCGTCAACAAACATGACATATTGCTTGAGGCAACAAAGAAGGTGATATCGGATGAAAAATAA